The following are from one region of the Ananas comosus cultivar F153 linkage group 20, ASM154086v1, whole genome shotgun sequence genome:
- the LOC109725727 gene encoding RPM1-interacting protein 4-like isoform X1: MKQQARVPEFGKWENADNVSYTQYFDNARTNRTPGRMINPNDPTQNPEAFLGTEPGARKPKDARKQEADPRQKRNSSQSTRGSKVSCGVRSQAHGHDAKTPERPRRRHGGRGNVTPEREFVVPPFGKWDESNPKSGDKYTGIFEKLREDRQSPMFEPPCPTIGRDYDRSPRVKRFLCFSWRAK, from the exons ATGAAGCAGCAAGCTCGCGTACCCGAATTCGGCAAGTGGGAAAATGCCGACAACGTCAGTTACACCCAATACTTCGACAACGCGCGGACGAATAGAACCCCCGGAAGGATGATCAACCCGAATGATCCGACACAGAACCCAGAAGCGTTTCTCGGCACCGAACCTGGAGCTCGGAAACCGAAGGACGCGAGGAAGCAAGAAGCGGATCCTCGCCAGAAGCGTAACAGCTCGCAAAGTACTAGGGGAAGCAAAGTGAGCTGCGGAGTGCGATCTCAAGCTCACGGGCATGATGCGAAAACTCCGGAACGACCTAGAAGGCGGCATGGTGGCCGAGGCAATGTAACG CCGGAGCGAGAATTCGTGGTGCCGCCATTCGGTAAATGGGACGAAAGCAATCCCAAATCGGGAGACAAATACACTGGCATTTTCGAGAAGCTGAGGGAGGACCGGCAATCGCCTATGTTCGAGCCGCCGTGTCCGACGATCGGCCGCGACTACGATCGTAGCCCACGAGTAAAG AGATTCTTGTGCTTCAGCTGGCGCGCAAAGTGA
- the LOC109725727 gene encoding RPM1-interacting protein 4-like isoform X2, producing the protein MAQARVPEFGKWENADNVSYTQYFDNARTNRTPGRMINPNDPTQNPEAFLGTEPGARKPKDARKQEADPRQKRNSSQSTRGSKVSCGVRSQAHGHDAKTPERPRRRHGGRGNVTPEREFVVPPFGKWDESNPKSGDKYTGIFEKLREDRQSPMFEPPCPTIGRDYDRSPRVKRFLCFSWRAK; encoded by the exons ATGGCT CAAGCTCGCGTACCCGAATTCGGCAAGTGGGAAAATGCCGACAACGTCAGTTACACCCAATACTTCGACAACGCGCGGACGAATAGAACCCCCGGAAGGATGATCAACCCGAATGATCCGACACAGAACCCAGAAGCGTTTCTCGGCACCGAACCTGGAGCTCGGAAACCGAAGGACGCGAGGAAGCAAGAAGCGGATCCTCGCCAGAAGCGTAACAGCTCGCAAAGTACTAGGGGAAGCAAAGTGAGCTGCGGAGTGCGATCTCAAGCTCACGGGCATGATGCGAAAACTCCGGAACGACCTAGAAGGCGGCATGGTGGCCGAGGCAATGTAACG CCGGAGCGAGAATTCGTGGTGCCGCCATTCGGTAAATGGGACGAAAGCAATCCCAAATCGGGAGACAAATACACTGGCATTTTCGAGAAGCTGAGGGAGGACCGGCAATCGCCTATGTTCGAGCCGCCGTGTCCGACGATCGGCCGCGACTACGATCGTAGCCCACGAGTAAAG AGATTCTTGTGCTTCAGCTGGCGCGCAAAGTGA